The Anaerolineae bacterium genome has a segment encoding these proteins:
- a CDS encoding 3'-phosphoadenosine 5'-phosphosulfate sulfurtransferase DndC → MNLQTIDGIDLRILEQYEEKTCATGFLLRFNVSKTALKRIAKAYNHWIITFSGGKDSTTTLITALETALELGDEIERLDVVYADTRVEIPVMQQYALTFVQFLQKFDRVRSLPLHCHVVYPTTEESFWVCLLGKGYPPPHQRFRWCTRRLKIEPVEHALKSFVRPDRTAILTGVRFGESQARDAGLYQSCRRGGECGQGVWFEYSSRLQAAYVAPIVDWKECDVWDFLNFYAPILGYPTDHLEGILYNGRETRFGCWMCTVVKQDKAMMKITSLPEWSHLKPLLDFRQRVKELTAHIDSRVLRPNGKPGRLTLQVRKQLLGELIDLQEKLGMSLISDEEVKAINLLWCNGKYS, encoded by the coding sequence TTGAATCTTCAAACCATCGATGGGATAGATCTTAGAATACTAGAACAATATGAGGAGAAAACATGTGCAACTGGTTTTCTCCTGCGGTTCAATGTATCTAAAACTGCACTAAAGAGAATAGCTAAAGCCTACAATCATTGGATTATCACATTCTCTGGAGGAAAGGACTCGACCACCACACTGATCACGGCACTGGAGACAGCGTTGGAACTTGGAGATGAAATAGAACGTCTCGATGTTGTATATGCTGACACTAGGGTGGAAATTCCAGTTATGCAACAATACGCATTGACTTTTGTGCAATTCCTTCAAAAGTTTGATAGAGTCCGAAGCTTGCCGCTGCATTGTCATGTGGTTTATCCTACTACAGAAGAAAGTTTCTGGGTGTGTTTGCTCGGTAAAGGGTATCCGCCTCCACATCAACGATTCCGATGGTGTACTCGGCGGCTGAAAATAGAGCCTGTAGAGCATGCCCTAAAGTCATTTGTTCGACCCGACAGAACAGCGATTCTCACCGGGGTGAGGTTTGGTGAATCTCAAGCAAGAGACGCAGGGCTTTATCAATCATGTAGGCGAGGGGGTGAATGCGGCCAGGGCGTATGGTTCGAGTACAGTTCTCGACTTCAAGCAGCATATGTAGCTCCTATAGTTGATTGGAAGGAATGTGATGTCTGGGATTTCCTGAATTTTTACGCACCCATATTAGGATACCCCACCGATCATCTCGAAGGAATCCTCTATAACGGTCGTGAGACCCGTTTTGGGTGCTGGATGTGTACGGTGGTAAAACAAGACAAGGCTATGATGAAAATCACTTCATTGCCGGAATGGTCTCATCTAAAACCCCTGCTTGATTTTCGTCAACGTGTCAAAGAACTTACAGCTCATATCGACTCACGAGTTCTGCGTCCGAATGGGAAACCAGGACGATTAACTTTACAAGTGCGCAAGCAGTTGTTGGGAGA